In Bacteroidales bacterium, a single window of DNA contains:
- a CDS encoding serine hydrolase, with translation MKRIFLILITFCTATSCIVLHRAVRYGNADIDDHNIFYTYDLHENQNKFHFYKADSSIIDTLDINWNYKNTDFHNLDSLLKNTWTRAFLIVRNDTILFEKYYRGYTREDISTVFSVSKSVTSLVVGIAVDEGYISSVNDPVTKYIPELNYADPMFKKLTIKHLLDMRSGIKFNEDYGFNPFSKIARLYYGANQLRLIKKLKFECEPGTKYNYESISTAILGVVVEKATQQNFVKYFEEKVWKPLGMENTAKWSLDDKKHKSVKAYGGLSTTAVDLAKIGRLYLNGGKFNGNQIVSSEWIKETLTPNPKNNGYQNQWYSFSGSGLDSTGNKYFTDSLTAQKVWEERYAKTYPHYKIHLYKKSNYREGYWKLDFDEYWGLFVYTNQFYARGIMKQIMFIDLNKNTIFVRLGDGADLYEYESLIYKINKEL, from the coding sequence ATGAAACGTATTTTTTTAATACTTATAACATTCTGTACAGCAACATCTTGTATTGTTTTGCATCGTGCGGTACGATATGGAAACGCAGATATCGACGACCATAATATCTTTTATACATACGATTTGCATGAAAATCAAAACAAATTCCATTTTTATAAAGCAGACAGTAGCATAATAGATACTCTTGATATAAATTGGAATTACAAAAACACTGATTTCCATAACCTTGACTCATTACTAAAGAATACATGGACAAGAGCATTTTTAATAGTTAGAAACGATACCATTCTTTTCGAAAAGTATTATAGGGGTTACACGAGAGAGGATATTTCCACTGTTTTTTCTGTTTCAAAATCTGTTACATCTTTGGTTGTTGGCATTGCCGTTGACGAGGGATATATTTCGAGTGTAAACGACCCTGTTACAAAATACATTCCTGAACTTAATTACGCAGACCCAATGTTCAAAAAGCTTACAATTAAACATTTATTGGATATGCGGTCGGGAATTAAATTTAATGAGGATTATGGATTTAATCCATTCTCAAAAATTGCACGTCTCTATTATGGAGCTAACCAACTTAGACTGATAAAAAAATTAAAATTTGAATGTGAGCCGGGCACAAAATATAACTATGAAAGCATTTCCACAGCTATATTGGGAGTTGTTGTAGAAAAGGCTACGCAACAGAATTTTGTCAAATATTTCGAAGAAAAAGTTTGGAAGCCTTTAGGAATGGAAAATACAGCGAAATGGAGTCTCGACGATAAAAAACATAAATCTGTAAAAGCATACGGAGGCTTGAGCACTACGGCTGTTGACTTGGCTAAAATAGGCAGACTTTACTTAAATGGTGGAAAATTTAATGGCAACCAAATTGTCTCTTCGGAGTGGATTAAGGAAACTTTAACGCCAAATCCGAAAAATAATGGTTATCAAAATCAATGGTATAGCTTTAGTGGTAGCGGATTGGATTCCACTGGTAATAAGTATTTTACAGATTCTTTAACGGCTCAGAAAGTTTGGGAAGAGCGATATGCAAAAACATATCCACATTATAAAATACATCTATATAAAAAGAGTAATTATCGAGAAGGATATTGGAAATTAGATTTTGACGAATATTGGGGTTTGTTTGTATATACCAACCAGTTCTATGCGCGGGGCATAATGAAACAAATAATGTTTATAGACCTCAATAAAAACACAATTTTTGTTCGATTGGGAGACGGCGCAGACCTTTATGAATATGAATCATTAATTTATAAGATTAACAAAGAGTTGTAA
- a CDS encoding Crp/Fnr family transcriptional regulator, with protein MRKIDLQHPAFYTLTLSDKEQLLRNSAVLHFSKNETIIKQDSFITHVYYLLSGMVKVDYSIRQKNNTIRIIPEQEFIGLLYSFPGRHYEIRATAIAESEVLLIDIETLKMVMRANGNFAISILDTVALTGSRAVNRLLTYQNKNIDGCLAAFLLQMHELFNKETFELPLLRREIAETIGYTRESVVHTFSKFIKHGLISQEGKTITLKNIPMLREIVEKS; from the coding sequence CCTGCATTTTATACGCTCACTTTGAGCGATAAAGAGCAACTTCTTAGAAATAGTGCGGTGCTGCATTTCTCGAAAAATGAGACAATAATTAAGCAAGACTCATTTATTACTCACGTATATTATCTGCTGTCGGGAATGGTAAAGGTCGATTATTCTATACGGCAGAAAAACAACACTATAAGAATAATCCCCGAACAAGAGTTTATTGGGTTATTATACAGTTTCCCCGGACGGCATTATGAAATAAGAGCAACTGCAATTGCAGAATCCGAGGTTTTACTTATTGATATTGAGACTCTTAAAATGGTAATGCGAGCCAACGGCAATTTTGCAATTAGCATTCTCGACACTGTTGCTTTAACAGGTTCACGCGCAGTAAACCGCCTGTTGACATACCAAAACAAAAATATTGACGGCTGTTTGGCAGCATTTTTATTGCAAATGCACGAACTATTTAACAAAGAGACTTTTGAACTTCCACTACTAAGAAGAGAGATTGCCGAAACCATTGGCTATACACGCGAGAGCGTTGTTCACACATTCTCGAAATTTATTAAACATGGTTTGATTTCGCAAGAGGGAAAAACTATTACGTTGAAAAATATTCCGATGTTGCGGGAGATTGTGGAGAAGAGTTGA